From one Rhizobium lentis genomic stretch:
- a CDS encoding pyridoxal phosphate-dependent aminotransferase, which yields MFSISKRSEVEPFHAMDVLAEATKRRASGHPVISMAVGQPSHPAPRAALDAARAALAEGRIGYTDALGTARLRSALAWHYKDRRGLEIDPARIAITTGSSAGFNLAFLSLFDAGDAVAIARPGYPAYRNIMGALGLKVVEVPVTAETHFTLTPESLEAAQKESGVRLKGVLLASPANPTGTVTGRDGLKALADYCAAHSIAFISDEIYHGLTFAGEEASALELTDEAIVINSFSKYYCMTGWRIGWMVLPERLVRPIERVAQSLYISPPELSQIAAVAALGASEELDQVKASYAANRQLLLDRLPKIGLAPASPMDGAFYAYVDVSRFTNDSMGFAKRMLAEINVAATPGLDFDPLEGHRSLRLSYAGSQVEIAEAVERIAAWLK from the coding sequence GCGGTCGGTCAACCCTCGCACCCCGCGCCTCGGGCCGCTCTCGATGCAGCGCGCGCAGCCCTTGCCGAAGGCCGAATCGGTTACACCGATGCGCTGGGAACGGCGCGGCTCAGATCCGCGCTTGCCTGGCACTATAAGGATCGCCGCGGTCTGGAAATCGACCCCGCGCGGATTGCCATCACCACCGGTTCCTCGGCCGGCTTCAACCTTGCCTTCCTGTCGCTCTTCGATGCCGGTGATGCCGTGGCGATTGCCAGGCCCGGCTACCCCGCCTATCGCAATATCATGGGTGCGCTGGGTCTGAAGGTTGTCGAGGTGCCGGTCACGGCGGAGACCCATTTTACCCTGACCCCCGAGAGCCTTGAGGCGGCGCAGAAGGAAAGCGGCGTGAGGCTGAAGGGCGTGCTGCTCGCAAGCCCCGCCAACCCCACGGGCACGGTGACCGGCCGCGATGGACTGAAGGCGCTCGCCGATTATTGCGCGGCCCATTCCATCGCCTTCATCTCGGATGAAATCTACCACGGGCTGACCTTTGCCGGCGAGGAGGCGAGCGCGCTGGAACTGACCGACGAGGCGATCGTCATCAATTCCTTCTCCAAATATTATTGCATGACCGGCTGGCGGATCGGCTGGATGGTGCTCCCCGAGCGCCTGGTACGGCCGATCGAGCGGGTGGCGCAGAGCCTCTATATCTCCCCGCCCGAACTCTCCCAGATCGCAGCGGTGGCGGCACTTGGCGCAAGCGAAGAGCTCGATCAGGTCAAAGCGAGTTATGCAGCAAATCGGCAATTGCTGCTCGACCGTCTGCCAAAGATCGGCCTGGCGCCCGCTTCGCCGATGGACGGCGCCTTCTATGCCTATGTCGATGTTTCCCGCTTCACCAATGACAGCATGGGCTTTGCCAAACGCATGCTTGCCGAAATCAATGTCGCCGCAACACCGGGCCTGGATTTTGACCCGCTGGAGGGCCACCGCAGCCTGCGTTTGTCCTATGCAGGCTCGCAGGTGGAAATCGCCGAGGCGGTGGAGCGGATCGCAGCCTGGCTGAAGTAG
- a CDS encoding DUF2778 domain-containing protein: protein MAFAVGTLDNVAPLGGSALRSRRSRGFLYGVVGAGLLTSTWLIATLATMHSVAAPFSPPGSLTQIGTAPKLAPSTRHERLIHVGKADRLAAFNAKPKMPLTASLIQSHAEKTAAAATALAALTRNTRLTTAAEQPVVVAISDSVKFRKDDAIASPPVELASAEIEEEDGDRIIVPSKEAVAAAELPAMLALADAGPRQIAPAPVEPIAPPVRTASIPAAESAPVVVAAAEDQPFDLVLSPDAASVPLPMARPDGLIGKPAPAAKGSQRSAEPVLAYAKPNSPIQDDEDDAVPRYDKPLFSPKLRAGVAIYDIENSTVYLPNGERLEAHSGLGKMRDKPRFANQKMRGPTPPHTYVLTMREALFHGVEALRLTPVEGSDAIYDRVGLLAHTYMLGKNGDSNGCVSFKDYKRFLAAYKRGEIKQLVVVPRLSNKPASTLASLFSSRS from the coding sequence ATGGCGTTTGCGGTAGGGACGTTGGATAACGTCGCCCCTCTTGGCGGATCTGCTTTGCGTTCACGCAGATCTCGCGGTTTTCTTTACGGTGTCGTCGGCGCCGGGCTTTTAACCTCAACATGGCTGATCGCGACCTTGGCGACCATGCATTCGGTGGCCGCGCCTTTTTCTCCACCTGGTAGCCTGACACAGATCGGGACCGCGCCGAAGCTGGCGCCGTCAACGCGCCATGAGCGGCTGATCCATGTCGGCAAGGCCGACCGGCTGGCCGCCTTCAACGCGAAGCCGAAAATGCCGCTGACAGCAAGCCTCATCCAGTCCCACGCCGAGAAGACTGCCGCCGCCGCAACCGCATTGGCGGCTCTTACAAGAAACACTCGGCTCACCACGGCTGCCGAGCAACCGGTCGTTGTCGCGATCTCGGACAGCGTCAAGTTTCGCAAGGATGATGCGATAGCATCCCCGCCGGTTGAGCTCGCCTCGGCAGAGATAGAAGAAGAGGACGGTGACCGCATCATCGTTCCGTCGAAGGAAGCCGTCGCCGCGGCCGAACTCCCGGCGATGCTCGCACTTGCCGACGCTGGCCCCCGGCAGATCGCGCCCGCCCCGGTCGAGCCGATCGCGCCTCCTGTCCGGACCGCCTCAATTCCTGCAGCAGAATCCGCACCGGTCGTCGTCGCAGCAGCGGAAGATCAACCCTTCGATCTCGTCCTGTCGCCGGATGCCGCTTCTGTGCCGTTGCCGATGGCGCGTCCAGACGGCCTGATCGGCAAACCGGCACCGGCCGCCAAGGGTTCGCAGCGCTCCGCCGAACCCGTTCTTGCCTATGCCAAGCCGAACTCGCCGATCCAGGACGACGAGGACGACGCGGTGCCGCGCTACGACAAGCCGCTTTTCTCGCCGAAGCTGCGTGCGGGTGTTGCGATCTACGACATCGAAAACAGCACCGTCTACCTGCCCAACGGCGAACGGCTGGAGGCCCATTCCGGTCTCGGCAAGATGCGCGACAAGCCGCGTTTCGCAAACCAGAAAATGCGCGGGCCGACGCCGCCGCATACCTATGTCCTCACCATGCGCGAGGCTCTTTTCCACGGCGTCGAAGCCCTGCGCTTGACGCCGGTCGAAGGCTCGGATGCCATCTATGACCGCGTCGGTCTGCTTGCCCATACCTATATGCTCGGCAAGAACGGCGATTCCAACGGCTGCGTCTCCTTCAAGGATTACAAGCGCTTCCTGGCCGCCTACAAACGCGGCGAAATCAAGCAGCTTGTGGTCGTGCCACGGCTGAGCAACAAGCCGGCTTCGACGCTAGCCTCGCTGTTTTCATCGCGCAGCTGA
- the phaC gene encoding class I poly(R)-hydroxyalkanoic acid synthase: MVTDSKQESGGQKNGGKTGFDATDLDPYLLKDPEAMTMNFARALENLGKAASAWLAPRERGEITDSAVDPMTDMVKTLSKVTEYWISDPRRTFEAQTQLMSSFFGIWMRSMQRMQSAQGEPATAEPDTRKDKRFADEDWQKNPFFDFLRQVYFVTSDWAEKIVSETDGLDEHTKHKAGFYVKQITAALSPTNFVATNPQLYRETIATSGENLVRGMKMLAEDIAAGNGDLRLRQTDMTKFAVGRDMALTPGKVIAQNDICQIIQYEASTETVLKRPLLICPPWINKFYILDLNPQKSFIKWCVDQGHSVFVISWVNPDARHADKDWAAYAREGIDFALATIEKATGEKEVNAVGYCVGGTLLAATLALHAKEKNKRIKTATLFTTQVDFTHAGDLKVFVDEEQLAALEEHMQAAGYLDGSKMSMAFNMLRASELIWPYFVNSYLKGQEPLPFDLLFWNADSTRMAAANHAFYLRNCYLRNALTQNEMILDGKRVSLKDVKIPIYNLATREDHIAPAKSVFLGSQFFGGKVEFVVTGSGHIAGVVNPPDKKKYQFWTGGPAKGDYETWLEQATETPGSWWPHWQAWIETHDGRRVAARKPGGDALNAIEEAPGSYVMERA, translated from the coding sequence ATGGTGACCGACAGCAAGCAGGAGAGTGGCGGCCAGAAAAATGGCGGCAAGACCGGTTTCGACGCAACCGATCTCGATCCTTATCTGTTGAAGGATCCCGAGGCCATGACGATGAATTTCGCCCGGGCCCTCGAAAATCTCGGGAAAGCCGCTTCTGCCTGGCTTGCTCCGCGCGAACGCGGCGAGATCACCGATAGCGCCGTTGATCCGATGACCGACATGGTCAAGACTCTCTCCAAGGTCACCGAATACTGGATTTCCGATCCACGTCGCACCTTTGAGGCGCAGACGCAGCTGATGTCCTCGTTCTTCGGCATCTGGATGCGCTCGATGCAGCGCATGCAAAGCGCGCAGGGCGAACCGGCGACAGCCGAGCCCGACACCCGCAAGGACAAGCGCTTTGCCGACGAGGACTGGCAGAAGAACCCGTTCTTCGATTTTCTGCGCCAGGTCTATTTCGTCACATCAGACTGGGCCGAGAAGATAGTGTCGGAGACCGATGGTCTCGACGAGCACACTAAACACAAGGCCGGCTTCTACGTGAAGCAGATCACGGCAGCGCTTTCGCCGACCAATTTCGTCGCCACCAATCCGCAACTTTACCGCGAGACGATCGCGACCAGCGGCGAAAACCTGGTGCGGGGGATGAAGATGCTGGCCGAGGACATTGCCGCCGGAAATGGCGATCTTCGCCTTCGCCAGACCGACATGACGAAATTTGCCGTCGGCCGCGACATGGCGCTGACGCCTGGCAAGGTAATCGCCCAGAACGACATCTGCCAGATCATCCAGTACGAGGCATCGACTGAGACCGTGTTGAAGCGGCCGCTGCTGATCTGCCCACCCTGGATCAATAAATTCTATATTCTCGACCTCAATCCGCAGAAATCCTTCATAAAGTGGTGCGTCGACCAGGGTCATAGCGTCTTCGTCATTTCCTGGGTCAACCCGGATGCGCGCCACGCCGACAAGGACTGGGCAGCCTATGCCCGCGAGGGCATCGATTTTGCGCTTGCGACGATCGAGAAGGCGACCGGCGAGAAGGAGGTCAATGCCGTCGGCTACTGCGTCGGCGGCACGCTGCTGGCGGCAACGCTGGCGTTGCATGCCAAGGAAAAGAACAAACGCATCAAGACCGCCACGCTCTTCACCACTCAGGTGGATTTCACCCATGCCGGCGACCTCAAGGTCTTCGTCGACGAGGAGCAGCTTGCGGCACTCGAGGAGCATATGCAGGCGGCCGGCTATCTCGACGGCTCGAAGATGTCGATGGCCTTCAACATGCTGCGCGCCTCCGAGCTGATCTGGCCCTATTTCGTCAACAGCTACCTCAAGGGCCAGGAGCCCCTGCCCTTCGACCTGTTGTTCTGGAACGCCGATTCGACCCGCATGGCGGCGGCAAACCACGCCTTCTACCTGCGCAACTGCTACCTCCGCAATGCGCTGACGCAGAACGAGATGATCCTCGACGGCAAACGCGTGTCGCTGAAGGACGTGAAAATCCCGATCTATAATCTCGCCACCCGCGAGGATCACATTGCCCCTGCCAAATCCGTTTTCCTCGGCAGCCAGTTCTTCGGCGGCAAGGTGGAGTTCGTCGTCACCGGTTCGGGACATATCGCCGGCGTCGTGAACCCGCCCGACAAGAAGAAATACCAATTCTGGACCGGCGGCCCGGCCAAGGGCGACTATGAGACCTGGCTGGAGCAGGCAACCGAGACGCCGGGGTCGTGGTGGCCGCATTGGCAAGCCTGGATCGAGACGCATGACGGCAGGCGCGTTGCGGCGCGCAAACCCGGCGGCGATGCCCTGAACGCGATCGAGGAAGCGCCGGGAAGTTATGTGATGGAACGCGCCTGA
- a CDS encoding LL-diaminopimelate aminotransferase, translated as MEEFHKVRRLPPYVFEQVNRLKASARAGGADIIDLGMGNPDLPTPQAIVDKLCEVVQDPRTHRYSSSKGIPGLRRAQAAYYARRFGVKLNPDTQVVATLGSKEGFANMAQAITAPGDVILCPNPTYPIHAFGFLMAGGVIRSMSVEPDETFFPPLERAVRHSIPKPLALILNYPSNPTAFVATLDFYKDVVAFAKKHDIIVLSDLAYSEIYFDGAPPPSVLEVPGAMDVTVEFTSMSKTFSMPGWRMGFAVGNERLIAALTRVKSYLDYGAFTPIQVAATHALNGDGSDIAEVRNVYKRRRDVMVESFGKAGFDVPPPAATMFAWAKIPEKFRHLGSLEFSKLLVEKADVAVAPGIGFGEMGDDYVRLALVENEHRIRQAARNIKKFMSTADETMHNVISLNAHR; from the coding sequence ATGGAAGAGTTTCACAAAGTCCGGCGTTTGCCGCCTTATGTTTTCGAACAGGTCAACCGTTTGAAAGCAAGCGCGCGAGCGGGCGGCGCCGATATCATCGATCTCGGCATGGGAAACCCCGATCTTCCCACTCCCCAGGCAATCGTCGATAAGCTGTGCGAGGTCGTGCAGGATCCGCGCACGCACCGTTATTCCTCCTCCAAAGGCATACCGGGGCTCCGCCGCGCCCAGGCCGCCTATTATGCCCGCCGTTTCGGCGTGAAGCTCAACCCGGATACGCAGGTGGTCGCCACCTTGGGCTCCAAGGAAGGCTTCGCCAACATGGCGCAGGCGATCACCGCGCCCGGCGACGTGATCCTTTGCCCCAATCCCACCTATCCGATCCACGCTTTCGGCTTTCTGATGGCCGGTGGCGTGATCCGCTCGATGTCGGTGGAGCCGGACGAGACCTTCTTCCCGCCGCTTGAGCGCGCGGTTCGCCATTCGATTCCGAAGCCCTTGGCGCTGATCCTCAACTATCCCTCGAACCCGACAGCCTTTGTCGCGACGCTTGATTTCTACAAGGACGTCGTCGCTTTCGCCAAGAAGCACGACATCATCGTGCTCTCCGACCTTGCCTATTCGGAGATCTATTTCGATGGCGCTCCGCCGCCGTCGGTTCTCGAAGTTCCAGGTGCAATGGATGTGACCGTCGAGTTCACCTCGATGTCGAAGACCTTCTCCATGCCCGGCTGGCGCATGGGCTTTGCCGTCGGCAACGAGCGGCTGATCGCCGCGCTGACCCGTGTCAAATCCTATCTCGACTACGGTGCCTTCACGCCGATCCAGGTGGCGGCGACGCATGCGCTGAACGGCGACGGTTCCGACATTGCCGAAGTCCGCAACGTCTATAAACGTCGGCGCGATGTCATGGTCGAAAGCTTCGGCAAAGCCGGCTTCGACGTGCCGCCGCCGGCGGCCACCATGTTCGCCTGGGCGAAGATCCCGGAAAAGTTCCGTCATCTCGGTTCGCTTGAGTTCTCCAAGCTGCTGGTCGAGAAGGCCGACGTCGCCGTTGCCCCGGGCATCGGCTTCGGCGAGATGGGTGACGACTACGTTCGTCTGGCGCTTGTCGAGAACGAACACCGCATCCGCCAGGCTGCGCGCAACATCAAGAAGTTCATGTCGACGGCGGACGAGACGATGCATAACGTCATTTCGCTGAACGCCCACCGTTAA